The following are encoded together in the Terriglobia bacterium genome:
- the msrA gene encoding peptide-methionine (S)-S-oxide reductase MsrA — protein MESCRIPVKNFPDPKLDAPLAPAPGEKAAVLAGGCFWCVEAVFRELRGVTSVRSGYAGDTAQTANYRTVCSGQTNHAEAIEVRYDPGKTTFGQLLKIHFSVAHDPTQLDGQGNDIGRQYRSAIFYADEEQKNIAEAYIRQLNEEHVFHDPVVTTLEPLQQFFAAEDYHQDYAARNPNQPYIAYVAQPKVEKLRKNFADRLKGN, from the coding sequence ATGGAATCTTGCCGCATACCCGTTAAAAACTTTCCGGATCCGAAACTGGATGCGCCCCTGGCCCCCGCACCCGGCGAAAAAGCGGCCGTTCTGGCCGGCGGTTGCTTCTGGTGCGTCGAGGCTGTGTTCAGAGAACTCCGCGGTGTGACGTCCGTGCGGAGCGGCTATGCCGGAGACACGGCGCAGACCGCCAATTACCGGACCGTTTGCAGCGGCCAGACGAATCATGCCGAGGCGATCGAAGTCCGCTACGATCCCGGCAAAACGACCTTTGGACAGCTTTTGAAAATTCATTTCTCTGTGGCTCACGATCCGACCCAGCTCGACGGCCAGGGCAACGATATCGGAAGACAATATCGTTCTGCGATATTCTATGCCGACGAAGAACAGAAAAACATCGCCGAGGCATATATACGGCAACTGAATGAAGAACACGTTTTCCACGATCCGGTCGTGACGACACTCGAGCCGCTGCAGCAGTTCTTTGCCGCCGAGGACTATCACCAGGATTACGCGGCCAGAAACCCGAACCAGCCGTATATTGCTTACGTCGCTCAGCCCAAAGTCGAGAAACTACGGAAGAATTTTGCGGACCGTCTGAAAGGGAATTAG